Proteins encoded by one window of Thunnus thynnus chromosome 3, fThuThy2.1, whole genome shotgun sequence:
- the LOC137176431 gene encoding adhesion G protein-coupled receptor E5 isoform X1, with protein sequence MGPRKALLILGLMCMLGECFSKCPDGFGNNHDICEDIDECKEFEGGCGNNTVCFNTNGSFYCQCEDGFANTKKKVNFTMDDGQCKDVNECYDNKEICGHKAVCFNLLGSYNCTCHSGYTNPTNDLKHCIDIDECKEAEMKKDLCGIKGTCKNIDGSYWCMCPEGYTNYGHESTPCSDIDECKEAEMKKEDLCGIKGTCNNIDGSYWCMCPEGYTNYDNESTPCSDIDECKEAEMKKEDLCRIKGTCNNINGSYWCMCPKGYTNYGNKRTPCSQLDCETFQANSRPAQSLKGLADMMRDNCLALSNPHIASEGKTDGEALLEKLLTAIEAILSPGHLNHSKDMSGFLQTVEKSIRHIGPQLKDSITEMETTEIGAKIAVQRGKTQPTGPILLTNENARLDTDWTTAAGTGTYPGFALAALLTYKNLEKSVNNSFEELKGHEKNAKNPSSFKISSKVVSVVVSNPSTQNLSSPVNITLRHLNETAESSEVEYICAYWNDRGAWSKEGCHQQQTNATHTVCTCEHLSSFAVLMALYPMTHPFALILITKIGLTMSLLCLVLCILTFKFCRSIQGTRTTIHLHLCVCLFVADLIFLAGISKTEPVGGCRFVAAMLHIFFLGVFMWMLLEGVQLYRMVVLVFNATIRPLYLFIAGYGTPLVIVIISAIVNPKGYGTKEHCWLSLKDGFIWSFFGPVCCIIFLNVFFFIITVWKLAQKFTSLNPDLSTLNKIKAFTVTAIAQLCILGLMWVFGAFLFEEGIGTTVAAYLFTILNSLQGALIFVMHCLLSKQVREEYAYFLSCICTPQKKRYSDLSSTNPSSSQSRGSQSGQHTGESQI encoded by the exons ATGGGGCCTCGGAAGGCGCTGCTTATCCTGG GCTTAATGTGTATGCTGGGGGAATGTTTCTCCAAGTGTCCAGATGGCTTTGGCAATAATCACGACATATGTGAAG ATATAGATGAGTGTAAAGAATTCGAGGGAGGATGTGGGAACAACACGGTGTGCTTCAACACAAATGGCAGTTTCTACTGTCAGTGTGAGGATGGGTTTGCAAATACTAAAAAGAAAGTTAACTTCACAATGGATGATGGACAATGCaaag ACGTTAACGAGTGTTACGATAACAAAGAGATCTGCGGTCACAAGGCAGTTTGTTTTAACCTGCTGGGGAGCTACAACTGTACCTGCCATTCTGGGTACACTAATCCCACCAATGACCTCAAACACTGCATAG ACATAGATGAATGCAAagaagctgaaatgaaaaaagaccTCTGTGGAATAAAAGGGACTTGTAAGAACATTGATGGGAGTTACTGGTGCATGTGTCCAGAAGGATACACCAACTATGGCCATGAAAGTACTCCATGCTCAG ACATAGATGAATGCAAagaagctgaaatgaaaaaagaagacCTTTGTGGAATAAAAGGGACTTGTAATAACATTGATGGGAGTTACTGGTGCATGTGTCCAGAAGGATACACCAACTATGACAATGAAAGTACTCCATGCTCAG ATATAGATGAATGCAAagaagctgaaatgaaaaaagaagacCTCTGTAGAATAAAAGGGACTTGTAATAACATTAATGGGAGTTACTGGTGCATGTGTCCAAAAGGATACACCAACTATGGCAATAAAAGGACTCCATGCTCAC AGCTTGACTGTGAAACCTTCCAAGCCAACAGCAGACCTGCACAG TCTCTTAAAGGCCTGGCAGACATGATGAGAGACAACTGTTTGGCTCTGTCTAACCCACACATTGCTAGTGAGGGGAAGACTGATGGAGAAGCGCTACTGGAG AAACTTCTCACAGCCATCGAGGCCATCCTGTCCCCTGGTCACCTGAACCACAGTAAAGACATGAGTGGTTTTCTCCAAACGGTggagaagtccattaggcacattGGTCCACAGCTCAAAGACAGCATTACTGAGATGGAGACCACTGAGATAG GTGCAAAGATTGCAGTTCAGAGGGGAAAGACTCAACCCACTGGACCAATCCTTCTGACCAATGAAAATGCTCGTCTGGACACTGACTGGACAACAGCAGCTGGGACGGGAACATATCCTG GCTTTGCTCTGGCTGCATTGTTGACCTACAAGAACCTTGAGAAATCTGTTAACAACTCCTTTGAGGAGCTCAAAggacatgaaaaaaatgccaaaaatccCTCCTCCTTCAAGATATCCTCTAAAGTTGTGTCTGTTGTGGTCTCCAACCCGTCTACTCAGAACCTGAGCAGCCCTGTGAACATCACACTCAGACATCTAAAC GAGACAGCGGAGTCCTCTGAGGTGGAATACATCTGTGCATACTGGAATGACAGAGGGGCCTGGTCCAAAGAGGGTTGCCATCAACAACAAACCAATgccacacacactgtgtgtacatgtgaacaTCTGAGCAGCTTTGCTGTGCTTATGGCCCTCTATCCCATGACG CATCCCTTTGCGCTCATACTGATAACAAAGATAGGGCTGACCATGTCCCTGCTGTGTCTGGTACTGTGCATCCTGACGTTCAAGTTCTGCCGCTCCATACAAGGGACACGCACCACCATCCACTTGCACCTCTGTGTCTGCCTCTTCGTTGCCGACCTCATCTTTCTGGCTGGCATTTCGAAAACCGAACCTGTG GGCGGCTGCAGGTTTGTTGCAGCAATGCTCCATATCTTCTTCTTGGGAGTGTTTATGTGGATGCTGCTGGAAGGGGTGCAGCTGTACCGCATGGTGGTGCTGGTGTTCAATGCCACCATTCGGCCCCTATACTTATTCATCGCTGGTTATGGGACACCCCTTGTTATTGTCATCATATCTGCCATCGTTAATCCCAAGGGCTACGGCACTAAGGAGCA CTGCTGGCTGTCACTGAAAGACGGCTTCATCTGGAGTTTCTTCGGCCCTGTGTGCTGCATCATCTTCCTCAACGTCTTCTTTTTCATCATCACCGTCTGGAAGCTCGCCCAGAAGTTCACCAGCCTCAACCCAGACCTCTCCACACTTAACAAAATTAA ggCTTTCACAGTGACAGCTATTGCCCAGTTGTGTATACTGGGTCTGATGTGGGTGTTTGGGGCCTTTCTGTTTGAAGAGGGCATCGGTACAACAGTGGCAGCATACCTCTTTACTATCCTCAACAGCCTGCAGGGAGCACTGATTTTTGTCATGCACTGCCTGCTGTCTAAACAG GTTAGAGAGGAGTATGCCTATTTCCTCTCCTGTATCTgcacaccacagaagaagagataCTCCGACCTCAGCAGTACCAATCCTTCCAGTAGTCAGTCACGA GGTTCTCAGAGTGGACAGCACACCGGAGAATCCCAAATATGA
- the LOC137176431 gene encoding adhesion G protein-coupled receptor E5 isoform X3: MGPRKALLILGLMCMLGECFSKCPDGFGNNHDICEDIDECKEFEGGCGNNTVCFNTNGSFYCQCEDGFANTKKKVNFTMDDGQCKDVNECYDNKEICGHKAVCFNLLGSYNCTCHSGYTNPTNDLKHCIDIDECKEAEMKKDLCGIKGTCKNIDGSYWCMCPEGYTNYGHESTPCSDIDECKEAEMKKEDLCGIKGTCNNIDGSYWCMCPEGYTNYDNESTPCSELDCETFQANSRPAQSLKGLADMMRDNCLALSNPHIASEGKTDGEALLEKLLTAIEAILSPGHLNHSKDMSGFLQTVEKSIRHIGPQLKDSITEMETTEIGAKIAVQRGKTQPTGPILLTNENARLDTDWTTAAGTGTYPGFALAALLTYKNLEKSVNNSFEELKGHEKNAKNPSSFKISSKVVSVVVSNPSTQNLSSPVNITLRHLNETAESSEVEYICAYWNDRGAWSKEGCHQQQTNATHTVCTCEHLSSFAVLMALYPMTHPFALILITKIGLTMSLLCLVLCILTFKFCRSIQGTRTTIHLHLCVCLFVADLIFLAGISKTEPVGGCRFVAAMLHIFFLGVFMWMLLEGVQLYRMVVLVFNATIRPLYLFIAGYGTPLVIVIISAIVNPKGYGTKEHCWLSLKDGFIWSFFGPVCCIIFLNVFFFIITVWKLAQKFTSLNPDLSTLNKIKAFTVTAIAQLCILGLMWVFGAFLFEEGIGTTVAAYLFTILNSLQGALIFVMHCLLSKQVREEYAYFLSCICTPQKKRYSDLSSTNPSSSQSRGSQSGQHTGESQI; this comes from the exons ATGGGGCCTCGGAAGGCGCTGCTTATCCTGG GCTTAATGTGTATGCTGGGGGAATGTTTCTCCAAGTGTCCAGATGGCTTTGGCAATAATCACGACATATGTGAAG ATATAGATGAGTGTAAAGAATTCGAGGGAGGATGTGGGAACAACACGGTGTGCTTCAACACAAATGGCAGTTTCTACTGTCAGTGTGAGGATGGGTTTGCAAATACTAAAAAGAAAGTTAACTTCACAATGGATGATGGACAATGCaaag ACGTTAACGAGTGTTACGATAACAAAGAGATCTGCGGTCACAAGGCAGTTTGTTTTAACCTGCTGGGGAGCTACAACTGTACCTGCCATTCTGGGTACACTAATCCCACCAATGACCTCAAACACTGCATAG ACATAGATGAATGCAAagaagctgaaatgaaaaaagaccTCTGTGGAATAAAAGGGACTTGTAAGAACATTGATGGGAGTTACTGGTGCATGTGTCCAGAAGGATACACCAACTATGGCCATGAAAGTACTCCATGCTCAG ACATAGATGAATGCAAagaagctgaaatgaaaaaagaagacCTTTGTGGAATAAAAGGGACTTGTAATAACATTGATGGGAGTTACTGGTGCATGTGTCCAGAAGGATACACCAACTATGACAATGAAAGTACTCCATGCTCAG AGCTTGACTGTGAAACCTTCCAAGCCAACAGCAGACCTGCACAG TCTCTTAAAGGCCTGGCAGACATGATGAGAGACAACTGTTTGGCTCTGTCTAACCCACACATTGCTAGTGAGGGGAAGACTGATGGAGAAGCGCTACTGGAG AAACTTCTCACAGCCATCGAGGCCATCCTGTCCCCTGGTCACCTGAACCACAGTAAAGACATGAGTGGTTTTCTCCAAACGGTggagaagtccattaggcacattGGTCCACAGCTCAAAGACAGCATTACTGAGATGGAGACCACTGAGATAG GTGCAAAGATTGCAGTTCAGAGGGGAAAGACTCAACCCACTGGACCAATCCTTCTGACCAATGAAAATGCTCGTCTGGACACTGACTGGACAACAGCAGCTGGGACGGGAACATATCCTG GCTTTGCTCTGGCTGCATTGTTGACCTACAAGAACCTTGAGAAATCTGTTAACAACTCCTTTGAGGAGCTCAAAggacatgaaaaaaatgccaaaaatccCTCCTCCTTCAAGATATCCTCTAAAGTTGTGTCTGTTGTGGTCTCCAACCCGTCTACTCAGAACCTGAGCAGCCCTGTGAACATCACACTCAGACATCTAAAC GAGACAGCGGAGTCCTCTGAGGTGGAATACATCTGTGCATACTGGAATGACAGAGGGGCCTGGTCCAAAGAGGGTTGCCATCAACAACAAACCAATgccacacacactgtgtgtacatgtgaacaTCTGAGCAGCTTTGCTGTGCTTATGGCCCTCTATCCCATGACG CATCCCTTTGCGCTCATACTGATAACAAAGATAGGGCTGACCATGTCCCTGCTGTGTCTGGTACTGTGCATCCTGACGTTCAAGTTCTGCCGCTCCATACAAGGGACACGCACCACCATCCACTTGCACCTCTGTGTCTGCCTCTTCGTTGCCGACCTCATCTTTCTGGCTGGCATTTCGAAAACCGAACCTGTG GGCGGCTGCAGGTTTGTTGCAGCAATGCTCCATATCTTCTTCTTGGGAGTGTTTATGTGGATGCTGCTGGAAGGGGTGCAGCTGTACCGCATGGTGGTGCTGGTGTTCAATGCCACCATTCGGCCCCTATACTTATTCATCGCTGGTTATGGGACACCCCTTGTTATTGTCATCATATCTGCCATCGTTAATCCCAAGGGCTACGGCACTAAGGAGCA CTGCTGGCTGTCACTGAAAGACGGCTTCATCTGGAGTTTCTTCGGCCCTGTGTGCTGCATCATCTTCCTCAACGTCTTCTTTTTCATCATCACCGTCTGGAAGCTCGCCCAGAAGTTCACCAGCCTCAACCCAGACCTCTCCACACTTAACAAAATTAA ggCTTTCACAGTGACAGCTATTGCCCAGTTGTGTATACTGGGTCTGATGTGGGTGTTTGGGGCCTTTCTGTTTGAAGAGGGCATCGGTACAACAGTGGCAGCATACCTCTTTACTATCCTCAACAGCCTGCAGGGAGCACTGATTTTTGTCATGCACTGCCTGCTGTCTAAACAG GTTAGAGAGGAGTATGCCTATTTCCTCTCCTGTATCTgcacaccacagaagaagagataCTCCGACCTCAGCAGTACCAATCCTTCCAGTAGTCAGTCACGA GGTTCTCAGAGTGGACAGCACACCGGAGAATCCCAAATATGA
- the LOC137176431 gene encoding adhesion G protein-coupled receptor E5 isoform X2: MGPRKALLILGLMCMLGECFSKCPDGFGNNHDICEDIDECKEFEGGCGNNTVCFNTNGSFYCQCEDGFANTKKKVNFTMDDGQCKDVNECYDNKEICGHKAVCFNLLGSYNCTCHSGYTNPTNDLKHCIDIDECKEAEMKKEDLCGIKGTCNNIDGSYWCMCPEGYTNYDNESTPCSDIDECKEAEMKKEDLCRIKGTCNNINGSYWCMCPKGYTNYGNKRTPCSQLDCETFQANSRPAQSLKGLADMMRDNCLALSNPHIASEGKTDGEALLEKLLTAIEAILSPGHLNHSKDMSGFLQTVEKSIRHIGPQLKDSITEMETTEIGAKIAVQRGKTQPTGPILLTNENARLDTDWTTAAGTGTYPGFALAALLTYKNLEKSVNNSFEELKGHEKNAKNPSSFKISSKVVSVVVSNPSTQNLSSPVNITLRHLNETAESSEVEYICAYWNDRGAWSKEGCHQQQTNATHTVCTCEHLSSFAVLMALYPMTHPFALILITKIGLTMSLLCLVLCILTFKFCRSIQGTRTTIHLHLCVCLFVADLIFLAGISKTEPVGGCRFVAAMLHIFFLGVFMWMLLEGVQLYRMVVLVFNATIRPLYLFIAGYGTPLVIVIISAIVNPKGYGTKEHCWLSLKDGFIWSFFGPVCCIIFLNVFFFIITVWKLAQKFTSLNPDLSTLNKIKAFTVTAIAQLCILGLMWVFGAFLFEEGIGTTVAAYLFTILNSLQGALIFVMHCLLSKQVREEYAYFLSCICTPQKKRYSDLSSTNPSSSQSRGSQSGQHTGESQI; this comes from the exons ATGGGGCCTCGGAAGGCGCTGCTTATCCTGG GCTTAATGTGTATGCTGGGGGAATGTTTCTCCAAGTGTCCAGATGGCTTTGGCAATAATCACGACATATGTGAAG ATATAGATGAGTGTAAAGAATTCGAGGGAGGATGTGGGAACAACACGGTGTGCTTCAACACAAATGGCAGTTTCTACTGTCAGTGTGAGGATGGGTTTGCAAATACTAAAAAGAAAGTTAACTTCACAATGGATGATGGACAATGCaaag ACGTTAACGAGTGTTACGATAACAAAGAGATCTGCGGTCACAAGGCAGTTTGTTTTAACCTGCTGGGGAGCTACAACTGTACCTGCCATTCTGGGTACACTAATCCCACCAATGACCTCAAACACTGCATAG ACATAGATGAATGCAAagaagctgaaatgaaaaaagaagacCTTTGTGGAATAAAAGGGACTTGTAATAACATTGATGGGAGTTACTGGTGCATGTGTCCAGAAGGATACACCAACTATGACAATGAAAGTACTCCATGCTCAG ATATAGATGAATGCAAagaagctgaaatgaaaaaagaagacCTCTGTAGAATAAAAGGGACTTGTAATAACATTAATGGGAGTTACTGGTGCATGTGTCCAAAAGGATACACCAACTATGGCAATAAAAGGACTCCATGCTCAC AGCTTGACTGTGAAACCTTCCAAGCCAACAGCAGACCTGCACAG TCTCTTAAAGGCCTGGCAGACATGATGAGAGACAACTGTTTGGCTCTGTCTAACCCACACATTGCTAGTGAGGGGAAGACTGATGGAGAAGCGCTACTGGAG AAACTTCTCACAGCCATCGAGGCCATCCTGTCCCCTGGTCACCTGAACCACAGTAAAGACATGAGTGGTTTTCTCCAAACGGTggagaagtccattaggcacattGGTCCACAGCTCAAAGACAGCATTACTGAGATGGAGACCACTGAGATAG GTGCAAAGATTGCAGTTCAGAGGGGAAAGACTCAACCCACTGGACCAATCCTTCTGACCAATGAAAATGCTCGTCTGGACACTGACTGGACAACAGCAGCTGGGACGGGAACATATCCTG GCTTTGCTCTGGCTGCATTGTTGACCTACAAGAACCTTGAGAAATCTGTTAACAACTCCTTTGAGGAGCTCAAAggacatgaaaaaaatgccaaaaatccCTCCTCCTTCAAGATATCCTCTAAAGTTGTGTCTGTTGTGGTCTCCAACCCGTCTACTCAGAACCTGAGCAGCCCTGTGAACATCACACTCAGACATCTAAAC GAGACAGCGGAGTCCTCTGAGGTGGAATACATCTGTGCATACTGGAATGACAGAGGGGCCTGGTCCAAAGAGGGTTGCCATCAACAACAAACCAATgccacacacactgtgtgtacatgtgaacaTCTGAGCAGCTTTGCTGTGCTTATGGCCCTCTATCCCATGACG CATCCCTTTGCGCTCATACTGATAACAAAGATAGGGCTGACCATGTCCCTGCTGTGTCTGGTACTGTGCATCCTGACGTTCAAGTTCTGCCGCTCCATACAAGGGACACGCACCACCATCCACTTGCACCTCTGTGTCTGCCTCTTCGTTGCCGACCTCATCTTTCTGGCTGGCATTTCGAAAACCGAACCTGTG GGCGGCTGCAGGTTTGTTGCAGCAATGCTCCATATCTTCTTCTTGGGAGTGTTTATGTGGATGCTGCTGGAAGGGGTGCAGCTGTACCGCATGGTGGTGCTGGTGTTCAATGCCACCATTCGGCCCCTATACTTATTCATCGCTGGTTATGGGACACCCCTTGTTATTGTCATCATATCTGCCATCGTTAATCCCAAGGGCTACGGCACTAAGGAGCA CTGCTGGCTGTCACTGAAAGACGGCTTCATCTGGAGTTTCTTCGGCCCTGTGTGCTGCATCATCTTCCTCAACGTCTTCTTTTTCATCATCACCGTCTGGAAGCTCGCCCAGAAGTTCACCAGCCTCAACCCAGACCTCTCCACACTTAACAAAATTAA ggCTTTCACAGTGACAGCTATTGCCCAGTTGTGTATACTGGGTCTGATGTGGGTGTTTGGGGCCTTTCTGTTTGAAGAGGGCATCGGTACAACAGTGGCAGCATACCTCTTTACTATCCTCAACAGCCTGCAGGGAGCACTGATTTTTGTCATGCACTGCCTGCTGTCTAAACAG GTTAGAGAGGAGTATGCCTATTTCCTCTCCTGTATCTgcacaccacagaagaagagataCTCCGACCTCAGCAGTACCAATCCTTCCAGTAGTCAGTCACGA GGTTCTCAGAGTGGACAGCACACCGGAGAATCCCAAATATGA
- the LOC137176431 gene encoding adhesion G protein-coupled receptor E5 isoform X4 encodes MGPRKALLILGLMCMLGECFSKCPDGFGNNHDICEDIDECKEFEGGCGNNTVCFNTNGSFYCQCEDGFANTKKKVNFTMDDGQCKDVNECYDNKEICGHKAVCFNLLGSYNCTCHSGYTNPTNDLKHCIDIDECKEAEMKKDLCGIKGTCKNIDGSYWCMCPEGYTNYGHESTPCSELDCETFQANSRPAQSLKGLADMMRDNCLALSNPHIASEGKTDGEALLEKLLTAIEAILSPGHLNHSKDMSGFLQTVEKSIRHIGPQLKDSITEMETTEIGAKIAVQRGKTQPTGPILLTNENARLDTDWTTAAGTGTYPGFALAALLTYKNLEKSVNNSFEELKGHEKNAKNPSSFKISSKVVSVVVSNPSTQNLSSPVNITLRHLNETAESSEVEYICAYWNDRGAWSKEGCHQQQTNATHTVCTCEHLSSFAVLMALYPMTHPFALILITKIGLTMSLLCLVLCILTFKFCRSIQGTRTTIHLHLCVCLFVADLIFLAGISKTEPVGGCRFVAAMLHIFFLGVFMWMLLEGVQLYRMVVLVFNATIRPLYLFIAGYGTPLVIVIISAIVNPKGYGTKEHCWLSLKDGFIWSFFGPVCCIIFLNVFFFIITVWKLAQKFTSLNPDLSTLNKIKAFTVTAIAQLCILGLMWVFGAFLFEEGIGTTVAAYLFTILNSLQGALIFVMHCLLSKQVREEYAYFLSCICTPQKKRYSDLSSTNPSSSQSRGSQSGQHTGESQI; translated from the exons ATGGGGCCTCGGAAGGCGCTGCTTATCCTGG GCTTAATGTGTATGCTGGGGGAATGTTTCTCCAAGTGTCCAGATGGCTTTGGCAATAATCACGACATATGTGAAG ATATAGATGAGTGTAAAGAATTCGAGGGAGGATGTGGGAACAACACGGTGTGCTTCAACACAAATGGCAGTTTCTACTGTCAGTGTGAGGATGGGTTTGCAAATACTAAAAAGAAAGTTAACTTCACAATGGATGATGGACAATGCaaag ACGTTAACGAGTGTTACGATAACAAAGAGATCTGCGGTCACAAGGCAGTTTGTTTTAACCTGCTGGGGAGCTACAACTGTACCTGCCATTCTGGGTACACTAATCCCACCAATGACCTCAAACACTGCATAG ACATAGATGAATGCAAagaagctgaaatgaaaaaagaccTCTGTGGAATAAAAGGGACTTGTAAGAACATTGATGGGAGTTACTGGTGCATGTGTCCAGAAGGATACACCAACTATGGCCATGAAAGTACTCCATGCTCAG AGCTTGACTGTGAAACCTTCCAAGCCAACAGCAGACCTGCACAG TCTCTTAAAGGCCTGGCAGACATGATGAGAGACAACTGTTTGGCTCTGTCTAACCCACACATTGCTAGTGAGGGGAAGACTGATGGAGAAGCGCTACTGGAG AAACTTCTCACAGCCATCGAGGCCATCCTGTCCCCTGGTCACCTGAACCACAGTAAAGACATGAGTGGTTTTCTCCAAACGGTggagaagtccattaggcacattGGTCCACAGCTCAAAGACAGCATTACTGAGATGGAGACCACTGAGATAG GTGCAAAGATTGCAGTTCAGAGGGGAAAGACTCAACCCACTGGACCAATCCTTCTGACCAATGAAAATGCTCGTCTGGACACTGACTGGACAACAGCAGCTGGGACGGGAACATATCCTG GCTTTGCTCTGGCTGCATTGTTGACCTACAAGAACCTTGAGAAATCTGTTAACAACTCCTTTGAGGAGCTCAAAggacatgaaaaaaatgccaaaaatccCTCCTCCTTCAAGATATCCTCTAAAGTTGTGTCTGTTGTGGTCTCCAACCCGTCTACTCAGAACCTGAGCAGCCCTGTGAACATCACACTCAGACATCTAAAC GAGACAGCGGAGTCCTCTGAGGTGGAATACATCTGTGCATACTGGAATGACAGAGGGGCCTGGTCCAAAGAGGGTTGCCATCAACAACAAACCAATgccacacacactgtgtgtacatgtgaacaTCTGAGCAGCTTTGCTGTGCTTATGGCCCTCTATCCCATGACG CATCCCTTTGCGCTCATACTGATAACAAAGATAGGGCTGACCATGTCCCTGCTGTGTCTGGTACTGTGCATCCTGACGTTCAAGTTCTGCCGCTCCATACAAGGGACACGCACCACCATCCACTTGCACCTCTGTGTCTGCCTCTTCGTTGCCGACCTCATCTTTCTGGCTGGCATTTCGAAAACCGAACCTGTG GGCGGCTGCAGGTTTGTTGCAGCAATGCTCCATATCTTCTTCTTGGGAGTGTTTATGTGGATGCTGCTGGAAGGGGTGCAGCTGTACCGCATGGTGGTGCTGGTGTTCAATGCCACCATTCGGCCCCTATACTTATTCATCGCTGGTTATGGGACACCCCTTGTTATTGTCATCATATCTGCCATCGTTAATCCCAAGGGCTACGGCACTAAGGAGCA CTGCTGGCTGTCACTGAAAGACGGCTTCATCTGGAGTTTCTTCGGCCCTGTGTGCTGCATCATCTTCCTCAACGTCTTCTTTTTCATCATCACCGTCTGGAAGCTCGCCCAGAAGTTCACCAGCCTCAACCCAGACCTCTCCACACTTAACAAAATTAA ggCTTTCACAGTGACAGCTATTGCCCAGTTGTGTATACTGGGTCTGATGTGGGTGTTTGGGGCCTTTCTGTTTGAAGAGGGCATCGGTACAACAGTGGCAGCATACCTCTTTACTATCCTCAACAGCCTGCAGGGAGCACTGATTTTTGTCATGCACTGCCTGCTGTCTAAACAG GTTAGAGAGGAGTATGCCTATTTCCTCTCCTGTATCTgcacaccacagaagaagagataCTCCGACCTCAGCAGTACCAATCCTTCCAGTAGTCAGTCACGA GGTTCTCAGAGTGGACAGCACACCGGAGAATCCCAAATATGA